The genomic region aaatatattgtaatttttttgtttttctgTAAAGACATATTTTAGTTGTTTTACATACTAAACAAATAAGTGAATAACTTATTTTtcatgaaataaaaaaaacagtgTGCATAAAACGAAGATTGCCAcagaataaaatatttttatttctatctGATCTTATCCTTATAGGTACTCACACACATATTCGtaaatgtataataaaggatgaatgtatatatgtttttgaGGTTGTCGAATTATAAATGATTGTATTGTTTccttattttgttttataatttttaattgttttcAACTCTCGAAAAGCTCAGATGTCGaagtgtatatattatatacaagACATAGAATTGTGAagattattcatataaatatatatatatatttttgtttatgcacataaatattaatttttttttgtctcTTTATTTGATCTTAATTCGATTGAGTATGCTATTATATcagcaaataaaaatatatttaaaaaaaaattttgtgcgtatattttgtatataaaagCGAACAATAAAATCTctaaatttaaattgttatattgtgctgttattttttttatccaatttcaacatatttataagaaCAAAGAAATACAATAAgtttactattttattaatggTATAATTATGAAACAATGTGTTGTATATTAagcatatgtatatgtttataatatgtatgacacgtaaatatattgtagATATTTGGAGGTTATTTAATTCGGGGGAATAAAGGGAAAATATCATTAGTAATTCATacgttttatatatttatttgtgcAATTTGTCATACTAATACCTCGAAAAATTATCACTGATATaatatgtgcatatattagttttttttattcaactcaagaaaaaaaaaaaaaaatgaacaagGTAGCGAAAAAGTTAATTATACCGATTTTGGGGGTGGagaaaatgtatttttataaaaaatagaattattcttttaaaaatataagtatgatgttttttattctaaaataaatataacacaatataatgaataaaaataactattTCAAAGAATTACagaaattaatatatataagcaCTTAAGAGTTACTTTTAAttccaattttattatgccaaaatttctaaatataaataagcaaaaatatgtaaagagatatttatatgtatgaataaatatttgaaagATTGAGtatgttttaattttgttgaaatatatcggatttctttatattttttttttccaattgATGCTtaaaatatcatttattcAAAAGAAAAGCagtacataaaaaattatatcattttaatataattaaaaaaatatatataagcgaaaaaaaaaattttagaGTAAATATATCCTTTGTACATAAGGGCAGGAACTATTATCGATTGTATTTAAtttgtataataaatttccTGACGTcatcaaaattaaaagatataaaatacAACGCTTTGTTATAACATTAGAACGAAATACAAAGGTAAAGATAACATTAACCATGATGATAGTGAACTTATCATAAGTTTAATAAAAAGGGTCGaaataaatagaaaaatagCTAGAAAATAACTAGAAAAATAACGCATAATTCACATACAATAATAACATGACAAAGGGAAATACTAAGAAAAGAGAGTTgtcaaatataaataaaaagaatgGACTaattagtaaaaaaaagatacacaaaaaaaataaaaataagagTGAAAATAGGGATTACTATATAGGGAACGAAAAGgaagataaaaatgataatgtGAGGAAAGATGAAATTagaaaattttcaaaaaacaAAGAATTAATTGCAAATATTtccaataaaaataatgattatttaagaaaaaataaaaatgagaaTAGTTCATTTGGTATACATCATCAGGGGAAATACTATgatgatgaaaaatatgaaaatatcgatttagaaaaaaataaacaaaaatataaaaaaaaaaaaaaaattgaaggTACACCAGAAGATATAGCTAATGCATCTTTATTTCGATacataaatgaatatatgtatacaaaTAGTAGtgaaattgtaaaaaaaaaattaaatgaaacaaaaaatatttttaatatatatcattctggttataataaacaaaaaaaaaaatggccTAAAAACCCTGTagatataattataaaatatttaaaaaaaaattatacaaaagaTTCAAAAATAGCAGATTTAGGATGTGGAGAAGCACAAATAGCTAAAACATTTATAGATTGGTCAATAACATCCTTTGATTTAAttcaatataataaatatgtaacaGTTTGCAATATAACTCAATTACCTcttgaaaataattcatatgattgttttgttttgtGTTTAAGTCTTATGAATACTGACTGGCCTAAAGTTATATATGAATCTGTTCgttgtttaaaaaaagggTACTTCCatgattttataaattgaatttttgtttctttatttgagagtatatatattttattcaattgtatgtatatttttgttagttttttttgcattacCAGTAGGTGCATTTCTTATCGTATTTTCCcctttcatttttctttttaggGCAACTCTAATAATAGCAGATGTTGTTAGCAGATTTACAAACTACAAGGGTTTCTTAAAGTTTATGCATAGTGTTGGATTTTCACTTCATAATaaagtaatatatttaattgtgAATATACAGTTCATAATTTgttgtcttttttttttcatattgtttatttcttcacttttcatttatgttattattttctctATTTACAGATAAATTTGGatgatttttttcatgtattattttttgaaaatgttaaaaaaaaagataaactACCACTTGTTGTAActgataaaattattaacaatACTTCAAAATTGCTATCCCCATGTATTTACAAAAGAagataatatttatttcaaacCAACTAAGTGTATAATTCATAGCCTACCAGATAGaatagtaatatattttattttttttattttatttttttaaaataattttttttgagaaatatatttaatgtgtaatacaaaaatcataaaatggtaacataatttaaataaagcgaaaataatttcatattaaatgaaaataattaagtAATTCGTGaattgtaatatttttggttttattagaaaatctatttttatattctatccgtatatttttaaaagtttgatataatttattatgaaatatattatgtttattattattactgtCATCTAAATAACTATAAAAATCTGGAggtaatttaattttttttttttcgtcactttttaaatttattataactCTATTTGAAGCTCCAATCAAatcacaattttttaactttcttgataaatgtaaatcggtattatcataataggtatcaatattatttgctTTAAGTATAGTATATAACcaaattgttaaaatatattccatATCATTACTATTCAACGAATTATAAAgtgttttattatcatttgttttttcatttatttcatttcttAGTGTATTTgctattttattaacttTTTCAGAAGaatatttacttttttgATTTGTTTGTATTAAGTAAATAGAAAATGGTGCAACTTGACTTGGAAGTTTTATTccattttcatcataaaaattgtcaattaaaaaataaagaagtCTATTTATTCCAATACCATATGATcccatataaatattttttttttcattttttttatttaaaaagtttatatttaatttttttgaataataatcacctaatttaaatatatgggCACCTTCTTTAAATTTTCCATCTCTGCATAAAATTTGATATTCATGGCTTTCTAGTGCATtcattttatcttttttccgttttttaataatattatattttaatcctaatttattaaatatatcattataacattctttgtatatttcatatatttcattcatacatttttcatttgtatGAAAAGAATATCCATCtttcattaaaaattctttacttttaaataaacttttttctaatcttttttcatttcgaaacttataattatattgatGTATTAACAAAGGGAAATGTTTTTCGGTtgcatttaaattatatacttCATTAATCAGAGTTAATGCAGTTTCTTCACATGTTGGACTTAATATATTACCATCTTCTTcaaatttcttttttatcgTTTCCCCTAAATTTGTGTCAGCTTTTTGttgtttttgtttataaacATACAAAAATTCGTCACTATATAATTTAGATCTATCTGAAATATTCCACAATCTTTTTGGTTGTAATATACTTAGAAATACTGAATgtgaatttattttttctaaataattatttataaaatctttaattttatttattaccCTTAATCCTAAAGGCAGCATATTATATAGtccatttatttctttaatatAGTTTGCtctaaataataattcgCTTGCTTTATCtccattttgttttatattgtcattaaatattttgttaaatatatatttagtcCCTTCATATGATTTGTTTCGAAAGCATTTAACTTCATTCCTTCTATATTTCCAATAACTAGTTTCACTAccatttcttttattattgttattaattCTAAGAATGATAGTTCCTCTTTTATCTACTTTTATCCTTgggaattttatttttcctaTTTTCCATGgagttataaaaaagttttttttttttttttcgatttttatGCAATTCGCtgaaaagaatatataactCACAATAGTtacaaaaacaaatattttaaataacattataaataagtttcatgttttcttttttttatatataacaattatttttgatgGAAAAGTCATATTGTATGTTTGTATATGTAAATTGGGATTATATGGTTTGCAATACCTCACAAAATAAGTGAGctcattaaaaaaaataaaaaaaatcccCAAAAAATAAGCAAGTGAAATGatgaataaaaacaaaGTCGAAATATATGACGAATAAGCGGCTGCTAGTTATCCATTGCcgtttttataaatattatccCCGTTTAATtcacaattaaaaaaagggagaaaaaagagaaaaaatggtaaaaatgagttttatgaataatttGGATTAATGTATAACCAAgttcacaaaaaaaatatgctttGCTGTGCGTATAGCTAATTATAacttgtatatataaaacaaaaaaatttaagtgaaaataatgaaaagtaaaaaaaataatatgaaattattaagtaataataaaaaaaaaaaaaaaacgaataaATAGAAAGGTAAACTTCAATTATTATGGAATATCACATGAGTTAGAGGATAGAGCTTAAATCAAGTGTATCGTATATATTTCCTACATGGTTATTAAAAGCTCATGAATAAATATCACTAAATTTTGTAGCAATGAGAATTTggatataatttaaatacatGGGGGTAGAGGTATTGagttattaatatatttattggaATGATTAAGTCATAACATATAGTCAACATTGTTTCTTAATGTGTGCGGATTTGCCCTTAACGGGGCTGTATTAAATGTGACAAAATCTTTTTCCATAAATTCATCGACCAACATTAACGATGCCGCATTTCCACACCGATAACAATAATTAGGTGCACTAAAAATAGTAACGACCTTATCATTATGCATCCATTGAAAACCTTCTTGAACTAATTGATGAGCCCGACATATACAACTAagattatttatatgtaaaaatgtattggtttttttttcattaaataaaacaccTGCACCTCTAGGGGAAGGCTTCCATCCATCAACTACTTCATCTTCAGAAGAAGCAGGGTCACTCCATAATAAATCACAAATAGCGCCATCTTGTGGTATTTCTTTATATCTatctaatttatttatatcatcaaTTGTTTGTAAATATGGTGATATACCACCATGGTCACAAAAAatttgattatttattattgcCGTTAATGGCAAATAATCAAATGCATCTGTTAAATATTTCCAAACACTTGAATCGTTATTATACTTTCTTATACATTCATCATAAAATCCATACACTTTTGTTATTTGTCTACTTTCATGATTACCTCGTAATATTGTAACCTTACTTGGATGTTTAATTTTGAAGCAAGCTACTAAGCAAAAACATTCACATGAATAATATCCTCTATCTACATAATCACCTAAAAAGAGGTAACTGACATCAGGGGGTAATCCTCCtgtatgtataaaaaagcAGAAATGTGAAACCAGTATGTACATGTAAAtggatatttatatgtactGTAGATGTAGATGCATACCTATGTGAAATAACTCTAAAAGATCGTAAAATTGACCATGTATATCACCAGCAACTGTAACAGGAACTGGAACTTGGACACAATTAggttcattttttaatatatcaatcAAAAGTGTGCACATTAATTTAACTTCTTCAATCGTTAATAACTGGCATTTTAATAACTTATTTATCCATTCATCAACATTGTGTGTTATTTTAGATACACGTTGAgcataataattattttgaatattttcattagtTTGTTCATATTGAAAAAGGGAATTTTGAgttatgtttttttgtgGCTTTTGctcataataatttttatcataattaattatatccttattatatttgattgaattattcttattcttatttatttttatttttttattatattcattttcagAACTAACCTCTTCATCACTAAATTCTTTAACAGACAAATTTTCATAAGTTGTACTATTTTCATGATCTAATGTAAAACTttgataattataaaaattttcgTTGCTATCGTTTGgtattctatattttttttcagattGTTTATAatcatctttatttttgtcatattcttttttttcaatttcattattgttttccttttttttcgtttccatatatatattatctctttttatatttttgtttaattccttaatattttcttttgaGTTTATTGTATCACTGAATATCATATTCCTACTCGATAATTCAAAGtcgttcatttttttttttaacgcatgcatatacacatatacatatatatatgatgtgtaataaatttgaaCAACCTAAAATTTGTAGGTATAAGAAATTAATTTATGGAATTACTTTAAAAGACCACTTATATAAATCAGCCCAATTGCCTGAAggcagaaaaaaaaatgtacataattttatgtatttttacCTGACCATgctcataaaaaaaaattgtatttataatatttttaaacttTTCAAAGTGTGTAATAtgacaaaatataataagcTTACCatacttttttaaaattcgTGAAACTGTGTGTAATAAAATTCTTTagttgttttattataaaacatataataatgtttttatatatggcatttttagtatattttttaattttggaAAAATTGTGATATTTCTTACCGTAATGTGTTGTATATAGTATTCATTAATTATTGTTAACTAAATTTAACTTTATAAAAACTAAGGAATATATTACAGAATATAAATGTCTCAAGTATGTATATCCTTTATACGCATATGCTACATATAGAGAAATATAACATTAcaaatatacaataatatGTGCGGAAATTTACAATAgctaatatataaattattaatttgttttcaAAAGGTGAGCATATAAAaggataaataaatatatgtctTGTTAAGGtgatatacaaatatatattaacaaaaaaggtgaagtaataaaaaaaaaaaaataataatttgagAAAGagagcaaaaaaaaaatgtgaaatagtaaaataaaataacagaATAAAACCtcaattaaaataaaaatcaaaaaactgtagacataaaaatatatatttgtatatataattaattaatgtaataacaataatgatataaaaatataatacacaTATTGGACTACTCCTATGTATATTTGCTTGTGTAATTTACTATGAAAAAACATCTGAATGATATAGGTCATAAAGTAatgtaaaattattatgtgCGAAAAAGTGTATAGATATATGCATTCGccaatataaatattattcataaaatataaattaataaatttacacatattacaaattatcttttttgttttttggTAGGTTATTTACAAGAACATaatgttaaaatattttgaataaataGCTAGAAATATAGGCCATATGAAGAAATAAGAATAGAATAAAATTGATGGATAGGagtgtgaaaaaaaaaatatatatatatatataactatatatgaaattttaagtttttaaaaaaataacatatttaaattgttggaaaaaagatataaaaaaagtagaaaaattatatactttttatatgcattacgtgttaaaattatatatgtttgtGTACGAATTGAAAATTGGGCAAATATCTTTGTACTTGTTtagtataaatatttaaaaatttgtgCATGtgtatgatatatatttgtgtaCATAAGTATACAAtgtttgtatattttttttttcccttttcgacttttaaaaatatatttacgacgaaataaatatattatgcatagaactaaaaaacaaaaatctTGTGTAAAATATAggttatattttgtttttttcataaaacaAAATCTGAATTTCTGGATAAATTGAGAGTTCAGCGCAAATATagattttttatgaaaaaaaaaatcatagataaaatatattatttgtggatatatataaacaagcATTCAAAAAGGTACTacattaataattttacagaaatactatatttttaattttcattGTTTCTACTACTTTTATTGGAATAACATAAACAAGTATACTTAAACGATTGTTTACAAATTTGTacacacattttttttttttcaactaAAGAAAAGGAATAATACATTGTTAttacatattaatatatgatataccattttattatattaaatattttttatagaaataaattggtattttatttatattttacaacTAAAACtagaataaaaaaggatacacaaaattataaacataaCTATGAACAAACAAAAAGTGAAACaccattttatatatcaaCAGTTTATATTGTAGAATACTATATGtatgttcatatttttatcagaCACGAATCcctgaaaaaaaaaaaaaaaattacaataaaataaaagaacaataataataatactaaaATTGGTAGCTTTTCAAAATGAATTCATTCAAGTTGTTAAAAGAACTCAAACATCCtgcaattttaaaaatgcataGACGAAACATTTATACggtaaaatataaaaataattacaaCTAATActgttaatatatatatatatatatttttttttcccattttaatttaaaaaaatatataattcataaaatattaatggtaatatattataggAAATAACAAAGGTTGATcaatatttacaaaaagtTAATTCTGATAATTTAGTGGTTGCTCAGTTTGGGGCTTCATGGTGTGCACcatgtaaaaaattgaagCCAATTGTAAGTATTCGAAAAATGAGTATATTTATGTAgctttttattgtttttttcaatgCTAAAactattatcattttattatgtttcaattttttgaaagtatattatgcataaaaattacataaaaagttgttatatttttactaatatacaaatatatgtaactttttttgatctttatttatattattatatatccaATTATAGATTAAAAAGCTCGgagaagaaaaagaaaatatcgaatttttatatatagacATTGATGAACTTCCgggtaatatatttttttttaaattattgactagtatatgtttattttttttatttttttatttatttgattttttatttatttatatttttttttttaagaacTGGGCGAAAATGAAGACATAAGCGAGCTTCCCACTGTTTTGTTCagaaaaaagggaaaataTTTGGATAAAATAGTTGGTAGGTtttaatatgtatacaaAGATATCGATATGCAGCAAATGTTTTTAGATTGGAAATTTGtggaaaattattttcactccttttattatttttatttgtaggaatgaatgaaaatgaattagTAAAATGTATTAAGAAGCATCAAAGCGACtaaaatgatgataatgataatgTCATAAAACAGTCTTTTTATaaatctatatatatatatatatatatatatttggaTGTATGTGAAAACATATAATGTATGTAGGCATACAAAAAGTGTGCAAATATTTGaggatataaaaaatatatttattgaaatatatatgaaaattgtGGGATtaaagtaaatatataattataaaatggaTCAACTCGAAATACTTTAAGATATATTATGTGAGTACCAAATATTTCATAGAAAACATAATTAGCACTAATGATAAATaccatttaaaaaatttggaataataatgccataatttatgtataaCTACAATGTgctatttatttcatttaattttttttatattattattatttttttttttcaactcattcgtttattatttaatttttataacctTTATTTTGTCCTTCctataaatacatatattttcatttaagtatatttatgtataatcctattttttatttagaCATTTCAgtttgttcatattttttttataaactatctcactattttattttttcactattttattattattttttttgcggtgaaacttattttttgtaaatcgtggtcacaaaaaaaaaccaaaataaataaaaaataaaataaagcaaatataaaaggatatttatatatgcataaaaaataatgtgtttttttttttacaaaataatttattaaaaaataaaaacttaaaaaaggaaaaaacatcacatatatttatgacAAAATTGTCCTGCcttttttccttttaaaTAAGTTTAAACAAATCCcactaatatatttaaggCTTGATTGTACATGCGCACATTAATTTtctattaaaatataaatgatttaaaatttttaatttttttttaatttaaaaaattccataaaatatatgggTAGATCATTCAAGGTTTTTTTGAGCAACTACGCATACAGGTAATACcatcaaaaaattatacattttgTTTAGCATGCATTTATagtcattttttaaatatatgcttgggataattatatatagtatattGCTTGGATGGAAAGTGagtatacatatacatTACACATCCCcctacatatatatattattaacgacaaataagtataaacaaattaatcCACTACAATTGTGCTAAACTAAAAGATAAGATATAACTACATAGCAACTTAAATAATaccacaaaaaataaataattttatatttaaacaaatagTATGATCCTAAATA from Plasmodium berghei ANKA genome assembly, chromosome: 8 harbors:
- a CDS encoding ribosomal RNA-processing protein 8, putative, which produces MTKGNTKKRELSNINKKNGLISKKKIHKKNKNKSENRDYYIGNEKEDKNDNVRKDEIRKFSKNKELIANISNKNNDYLRKNKNENSSFGTPEDIANASLFRYINEYMYTNSSEIVKKKLNETKNIFNIYHSGYNKQKKKWPKNPVDIIIKYLKKNYTKDSKIADLGCGEAQIAKTFIDWSITSFDLIQYNKYVTVCNITQLPLENNSYDCFVLCLSLMNTDWPKVIYESVRCLKKGATLIIADVVSRFTNYKGFLKFMHSVGFSLHNKINLDDFFHVLFFENVKKKDKLPLVVTDKIINNTSKLLSPCIYKRR
- a CDS encoding proline--tRNA ligase, putative — encoded protein: MLFKIFVFVTIVSYIFFSANCIKIEKKKKNFFITPWKIGKIKFPRIKVDKRGTIILRINNNNKRNGSETSYWKYRRNEVKCFRNKSYEGTKYIFNKIFNDNIKQNGDKASELLFRANYIKEINGLYNMLPLGLRVINKIKDFINNYLEKINSHSVFLSILQPKRLWNISDRSKLYSDEFLYVYKQKQQKADTNLGETIKKKFEEDGNILSPTCEETALTLINEVYNLNATEKHFPLLIHQYNYKFRNEKRLEKSLFKSKEFLMKDGYSFHTNEKCMNEIYEIYKECYNDIFNKLGLKYNIIKKRKKDKMNALESHEYQILCRDGKFKEGAHIFKLGDYYSKKLNINFLNKKNEKKNIYMGSYGIGINRLLYFLIDNFYDENGIKLPSQVAPFSIYLIQTNQKSKYSSEKVNKIANTLRNEINEKTNDNKTLYNSLNSNDMEYILTIWLYTILKANNIDTYYDNTDLHLSRKLKNCDLIGASNRVIINLKSDEKKKIKLPPDFYSYLDDSNNNKHNIFHNKLYQTFKNIRIEYKNRFSNKTKNITIHELLNYFHLI
- a CDS encoding protein phosphatase-beta, putative, with translation MNDFELSSRNMIFSDTINSKENIKELNKNIKRDNIYMETKKKENNNEIEKKEYDKNKDDYKQSEKKYRIPNDSNENFYNYQSFTLDHENSTTYENLSVKEFSDEEVSSENEYNKKIKINKNKNNSIKYNKDIINYDKNYYEQKPQKNITQNSLFQYEQTNENIQNNYYAQRVSKITHNVDEWINKLLKCQLLTIEEVKLMCTLLIDILKNEPNCVQVPVPVTVAGDIHGQFYDLLELFHIGGLPPDVSYLFLGDYVDRGYYSCECFCLVACFKIKHPSKVTILRGNHESRQITKVYGFYDECIRKYNNDSSVWKYLTDAFDYLPLTAIINNQIFCDHGGISPYLQTIDDINKLDRYKEIPQDGAICDLLWSDPASSEDEVVDGWKPSPRGAGVLFNEKKTNTFLHINNLSCICRAHQLVQEGFQWMHNDKVVTIFSAPNYCYRCGNAASLMLVDEFMEKDFVTFNTAPLRANPHTLRNNVDYML
- a CDS encoding thioredoxin-like protein 2, putative; translation: MNSFKLLKELKHPAILKMHRRNIYTEITKVDQYLQKVNSDNLVVAQFGASWCAPCKKLKPIIKKLGEEKENIEFLYIDIDELPELGENEDISELPTVLFRKKGKYLDKIVGMNENELVKCIKKHQSD